One segment of Sesamum indicum cultivar Zhongzhi No. 13 linkage group LG4, S_indicum_v1.0, whole genome shotgun sequence DNA contains the following:
- the LOC105159862 gene encoding probable inactive purple acid phosphatase 16, which produces MPPQWTFICLSLILAAISSADLRGAGHAVPLRTTPEGNLRMRGGAPFKIALFADLHFGEAAWTEWGPRQDVNSVGVMATVLEKEQPDFVVYVGDVITANNIMIKNASVYWDQAVSPARVRGIPWSSVFGNHDDAPFEWPMEWFSETGIPQLHCPATNASFSGGEECSFRDTTRLELMKSEIEQNTLSYSKDGPQNLWPSISNYVLQLSSPSNSQEAVIFMYFFDSGGGSYPEVISSAQVKWFQQKSQEVNPDSRVPEIIFWHIPSQAYEKVAPKSYVKKHCVGSIFLEDVAAQEAEMGIMKVLEQRPSVKAVFVGHNHGLDWCCPYKKLWLCFARHTGYGGYGNWSRGARILEINHQPFSLKSWIRMEDGHLHSEVLLSS; this is translated from the exons ATGCCGCCGCAATGGACGTTCATCTGCCTATCTTTGATCCTGGCGGCCATCAGTTCAGCTGACCTCCGTGGAGCTGGGCACGCAGTCCCTCTACGCACCACGCCGGAGGGTAATCTTCGGATGCGGGGCGGCGCGCCTTTCAAGATTGCACTCTTTGCTGACCTCCACTTCGGTGAGGCCGCGTGGACGGAGTGGGGGCCGCGGCAGGATGTCAATTCTGTGGGAGTTATGGCTACTGTACTGGAGAAAGAGCAGCCAG ACTTTGTAGTTTATGTTGGAGATGTGATCACGGCCAACAACatcatgataaaaaatgcaagcgTTTACTGGGATCAGGCAGTATCGCCTGCAAGAGTCAGGGGAATTCCTTGGTCCAGTGTTTTTGGAAACCATGATGATGCACCGTTTGAGTGGCCGATGGAGTGGTTTTCAGAAACTGGAATTCCTCAACTTCATTGTCCAGCTACAAATGCCTCGTTTTCTG GTGGTGAAGAATGCAGCTTCAGAGATACAACACGTTTGGAGTTGATGAAAAGTGAAATCGAGCAAAACACGTTATCTTACTCTAAGGATGGCCCCCAAAATCTATGGCCTAGCATCTCGAATTACGTTCTCCAACTTTCATCACCAAGTAATTCTCAAGAAGCTGTAATTTTCATGTACTTCTTTGACTCTGGTGGAGGGTCGTACCCGGAGGTCATATCTAGTGCCCAAGTAAAGTGGTTTCAGCAGAAGTCTCAGGAGGTGAACCCTGATTCGAG GGTTcctgaaataatattttggcataTTCCGAGCCAAGCATATGAGAAGGTGGCTCCAAAGTCCTACGTAAAGAAACATTGTGTGGGCTCGATTTTCTTGGAGGATGTTGCTGCTCAAGAAGCTGAAATGGGGATAATGAAAGTTCTTGAACAAAGGCCTTCTGTTAAG GCTGTGTTTGTAGGCCACAACCATGGATTGGACTGGTGCTGCCCATACAAGAAGCTCTGGCTATGCTTTGCTCGTCATACCGGTTATGGTGGGTATGGAAACTGGTCAAGAGGAGCTAGAATTCTGGAAATCAATCACCAACCCTTCTCTCTCAAGTCATGGATTAGGATGGAAGACGGACACTTACATAGTGAAGTCCTCTTGAGCTCTTGA